Proteins encoded together in one Methanobrevibacter millerae window:
- a CDS encoding Ig-like domain-containing protein, whose translation MRFSRNMILALFLMLFLLSVTAVSAHDSDNPGVSITTPSDGEDVSGEVDINVTIDDHYETQHVNVTIDGIDSVYNLNMQDKNPADGWNFVWDTSNCSNGKYMIQAKAINSLGLTGEYNILVNLANTQRDLSLNVEDISVPVNQKANVIAKLVDDNSKGISNKNIEFLIDGNKFSAITDSSGIASVSYTPSKPGKYNVSTTFRGDNIYKFANTNSTITAFESSINLNIDPITAEYKEKINLTAKLTSSDDTSLSGKTIDFKVDGDFVGSAISNDEGIARLEYTVSKTGGNYIYSASLNETGSQDSITVTNLLHVPQSELYVTVTSDRSGVKVGDEVVITYNVFNNGPDNAKNTIFRYTIPESLQFISADVTTGDFNYNPLNRQITWNLGSIPVGKYSINIKMLATLPARNNLTASLSTDTYDESISNAVPTRYLTVEGDVTNNTSSNSSYSGGYNNPSYSSPLGGNASGNPLMLLICSLLVMLVGYKTKR comes from the coding sequence ATGAGATTTTCAAGAAATATGATTTTAGCATTATTCCTTATGTTATTTTTACTTTCTGTCACAGCAGTTTCAGCTCACGATTCTGACAATCCCGGAGTTAGTATCACGACGCCGAGCGATGGTGAAGATGTATCGGGTGAAGTGGACATTAATGTAACGATTGATGACCATTACGAGACACAGCACGTTAATGTGACGATAGACGGAATTGACAGCGTCTACAATTTGAACATGCAGGACAAAAACCCCGCTGACGGTTGGAATTTTGTATGGGACACCTCAAATTGTTCAAACGGAAAATACATGATTCAGGCAAAGGCCATTAACAGTTTAGGCCTTACGGGCGAATATAACATCCTCGTAAACCTTGCAAATACCCAAAGGGATTTGAGCCTGAACGTTGAAGATATCTCAGTTCCAGTCAACCAAAAGGCAAACGTCATTGCAAAGCTTGTGGATGATAATTCAAAAGGGATTTCAAACAAGAATATTGAGTTTTTAATTGATGGAAATAAGTTTTCTGCGATTACGGATTCAAGCGGTATAGCAAGCGTCAGTTATACTCCCTCAAAGCCTGGAAAATACAACGTATCCACGACTTTCAGGGGAGACAATATCTACAAGTTTGCAAATACCAATTCGACTATAACGGCTTTTGAAAGCTCAATAAATTTAAACATCGATCCGATTACTGCAGAATACAAGGAAAAAATAAATTTAACTGCAAAATTAACTAGTAGTGACGATACGTCATTATCTGGCAAAACGATTGACTTTAAAGTCGACGGCGATTTTGTCGGTTCAGCTATTAGTAATGATGAAGGAATTGCTCGTTTGGAATACACCGTTTCAAAAACCGGCGGAAATTACATATACTCCGCAAGTTTGAATGAAACCGGTTCTCAGGATTCTATAACCGTTACAAATCTGTTGCATGTTCCGCAATCCGAGCTTTATGTAACCGTAACGTCCGACAGGTCAGGCGTTAAGGTTGGCGATGAAGTGGTTATAACATATAATGTTTTCAATAACGGTCCTGACAATGCAAAAAATACAATATTCAGATATACTATTCCAGAAAGTTTACAGTTCATCAGTGCCGATGTAACGACTGGTGATTTTAATTATAATCCATTAAATCGTCAGATAACTTGGAATTTAGGTTCCATTCCTGTGGGAAAATATTCCATTAACATTAAGATGTTGGCTACGCTACCTGCCAGAAATAACCTGACTGCAAGTTTATCGACTGATACTTATGATGAATCAATAAGCAATGCCGTTCCTACACGTTATCTTACTGTTGAAGGGGACGTGACAAATAACACTTCATCTAATTCATCATATTCCGGTGGATATAATAATCCAAGCTATTCCAGTCCTTTAGGGGGTAACGCTTCTGGAAACCCATTAATGCTACTAATATGTTCTCTATTAGTGATGCTTGTGGGATATAAAACTAAAAGATAA
- the surE gene encoding 5'/3'-nucleotidase SurE, producing MKALICNDDGVTASGIYACKKAVEDLCETVVVAPETQQSGIGHALTLYEPLRVSERILKDGSIAYGVNGTPTDAVTLGLFEIMDEKPDLMISGINTGFNIGQAELTTSGTVGAALEAASFGIPTIAISLEVTRDDIKFENGEIDIDFDFACKMLNKLAKIVLKKGLPEGIDLLNVNVPANPVNDEFEVVRLGKRMYVPVIEKRLDPRGRPYYWIGGEPYTSDEKGSDGYELKVAQKTTITPLKIDLTGDLDIFKKYLDI from the coding sequence ATGAAAGCTTTAATATGTAATGATGATGGAGTAACGGCTTCAGGGATTTATGCCTGCAAAAAGGCGGTAGAGGACTTATGCGAAACTGTAGTTGTTGCACCGGAAACCCAACAAAGCGGAATCGGACATGCATTGACATTATATGAACCGTTAAGAGTAAGTGAAAGAATTTTAAAGGATGGGAGCATAGCATACGGCGTTAACGGAACACCTACCGATGCAGTTACCCTCGGATTATTTGAAATAATGGATGAAAAGCCTGACCTGATGATTTCAGGAATAAATACTGGCTTCAACATAGGCCAGGCCGAACTGACCACATCCGGGACCGTAGGCGCTGCACTTGAAGCCGCAAGCTTCGGAATTCCGACAATAGCCATTTCCCTAGAGGTTACAAGAGATGATATAAAATTCGAAAACGGGGAAATTGACATAGACTTCGACTTTGCCTGCAAAATGCTCAACAAACTGGCAAAAATAGTATTGAAAAAGGGATTGCCTGAAGGAATCGATTTACTGAACGTTAACGTTCCGGCTAATCCCGTGAATGATGAATTTGAAGTTGTAAGGCTTGGAAAAAGAATGTATGTTCCTGTGATTGAAAAAAGACTAGATCCGAGAGGCCGTCCGTATTACTGGATAGGCGGCGAACCTTACACATCAGATGAAAAGGGAAGTGACGGTTACGAACTGAAAGTGGCTCAAAAAACAACAATAACTCCACTGAAAATAGATTTGACTGGAGATTTAGATATCTTTAAGAAATATCTAGATATTTAA
- a CDS encoding LSM domain-containing protein, giving the protein MTDKDQVNRLFNQFKNKNVTVELRDNNQAEGKIIAIDNYLNIVLENDNGIQTLKGGNIVFVSLKE; this is encoded by the coding sequence ATGACTGACAAAGACCAAGTAAACAGGTTATTTAACCAATTTAAAAATAAAAATGTAACTGTAGAATTAAGAGACAACAATCAGGCTGAAGGTAAAATAATAGCCATTGACAATTACTTAAACATCGTTTTGGAAAACGATAATGGTATACAGACCTTAAAAGGTGGAAACATAGTTTTTGTTAGCTTAAAAGAATAA